In Aspergillus nidulans FGSC A4 chromosome II, a single window of DNA contains:
- a CDS encoding putative C6 finger domain protein (transcript_id=CADANIAT00004800): protein MSKRPLDESPAHSGSPPSEQLTHNSLLPINDLLSPTPEQQSTGSKKPRNFIATVACETCRLKKTRCDESRPKCGLCKSLGQECVYNERKTSKRDHSLTLIMSTLHRLETKLENVPVNVRNEIQALQTQMSRPPDGQTDMNTPGQATAAPRHDRQVSAGTPRTLIPAGEPEVFEFDERPNAVLANGLVSISFSQHGVVLWPGARKILPQRFLEAHEKLGKNYVIDTEMNRPPLPMYIYPFPSQAGDDWLETLPLAMIKGLSTAFFATINPFTPIMDKNFYFAFTLGAAIESGFGYTMESCLVLIIMALGCLAVHAHHEGDYPLPGSRGNHFEPPEWLGVVQEEPPGLRFFNEARRRIGFLMCDNDIQSCQFYLLSSANRVQSLLSANSPPYGFMGYDPPRCYRLSLDLNKPSHDVNFDEWEGDMKSRVFWNCLMNETILVQELHLPPSGLSRFEEVVPIPKFIGFETLGFVPARFSPADEIDDSFFQYHFLAQVAHRIILTRIRHSLYFYSDSGTFPKPAVNAELHHQLEQWRLNLPSGLQFSDIPPTATAATAATPALNTTSPQTTTASPNPNPISPHPLSSTTNTTTTTRPLTPAVAVAEAMLRGRYMIAKFHIGRPYLYKALRIPSLLTEDDLEQIRRGLQNAMDWPIIHGIFRDMKSCIPIKFAFCSQFFGQILLFYCIAQSPDPRVRGTLPAGWERWNQEMLRFLEDCALYSPAVAKDLELLRLL from the exons ATGAGCAAGCGCCCTCTCGACGAGTCTCCAGCTCACAGTGGCTCTCCGCCATCAGAGCAGCTCACCCATAACAGCCTGCTACCTATCAACGACCTTCTCTCCCCAACGCCAGAACAGCAGTCTACGGGGTCCAAGAAACCTCGTAATTTTATCGCTACAGTA GCCTGTGAAACTTGTAGACTCAAAAAGACGAGATGCGACGAGTCGCGGCCCAAATGTGGCTTGTGCAAGTCTTTGGGTCAGGAATGTGTCTACAATGAGCGCAAGACCTCCAA GCGTGACCATTCGCTCACGCTCATTATGAGCACTCTCCATCGACTGGAAACCAAGCTGGAGAATGTCCCTGTCAATGTGCGCAATGAGATTCAGGCTCTACAGACACAGATGTCTCGGCCTCCTGATGGCCAGACGGACATGAACACCCCTGGCCAGGCGACTGCGGCTCCTCGGCATGACAGACAAGTCTCTGCAGGGACACCGCGAACTCTCATCCCAGCGGGTGAGCCGGAAGTGTTTGAATTTGACGAGCGTCCAAATGCGGTTCTTGCAAATGGATTGGTTTCTATCTCGTTTAGCCAGCACGGGGTTGTTTTATGGCCCGGCGCGCGGAAGATCCTTCCGCAGCGATTTCTCGAGGCGCATGAGAAGCTCGGAAAGAACTATGTGATCGACACTGAGATGAACAGGCCGCCTCTGCCGATGTACATTTACCCATTTCCTTCACAAGCCGGCGATGACTGGCTGGAGACGCTACCGCTGGCAATGATCAAGGGATTGTCGACTGCATTTTTCGCGACCATCAACCCATTCACGCCGATCATGGACAAGAACTTCTATTTTGCCTTCACGCTTGGCGCAGCCATTGAAAGTGGGTTTGGTTATACCATGGAGAGCTGCTTGGTTCTCATTATCATGGCCTTGGGCTGTTTGGCAGTTCATGCCCACCACGAGGGTGATTATCCACTGCCTGGATCGAGAGGGAATCATTTCGAGCCTCCGGAGTGGTTGGGGGTCGTGCAAGAAGAACCGCCCGGGCTGCGTTTTTTCAACGAGGCGCGGCGGCGCATCGGGTTTTTGATGTGTGACAACGATATCCAGAGTTGTCAATTCTACCTATTATCATC GGCTAACCGCGTCCAGAGTCTATTATCAGCAAATTCTCCGCCCTATGGATTCATGGGCTATGATCCACCGCGCTGCTACCGGCTGTCTCTCGATCTTAACAAA CCCAGCCACGACGTTAACTTCGACGAGTGGGAAGGTGATATGAAATCGCGCGTCTTCTGGAACTGCCTCATGAACGAAACGATCCTTGTACAGGAACTCCACCTCCCTCCTAGCGGTCTCTCCCGCTTCGAAGAAGTTGTACCAATACCCAAATTCATCGGTTTTGAAACCCTAGGCTTTGTCCCTGCGCGTTTCTCCCCAGCCGACGAGATCGACGATTCATTCTTCCAGTATCACTTCCTAGCACAGGTTGCCCACCGCATCATCCTTACTCGCATCCGACACTCCCTCTACTTCTACTCCGACTCCGGAACATTCCCTAAACCCGCCGTCAACGCCGAACTCCACCACCAACTCGAGCAATGGCGCCTAAACCTCCCATCTGGTCTGCAGTTCTCCGATATACCCCCAACAGCAACCGCGGCAACCGcagcaacaccagcattAAATACCACCTCACCACAAACAACTACCGCCTCGCCGAACCCAAATCCGATCTCTCCGCATCCCCTCTCCTCAACTACCAACACGACCACGACCACCCGCCCCCTCACCCCCGCTGTAGCCGTCGCTGAAGCCATGCTCCGGGGCCGCTACATGATTGCCAAGTTCCACATCGGCCGTCCATATTTATACAAGGCGCTCCGCATCCCGTCTCTCTTAACAGAAGACGACCTCGAACAGATCCGCCGAGGACTACAAAACGCCATGGATTGGCCGATTATTCATGGCATCTTCCGCGACATGAAGAGCTGCATACCTATAAAATTCGCCTTCTGCTCGCAGTTCTTCGGCCAAATACTCCTTTTCTACTGTATTGCGCAGTCCCCTGATCCTCGCGTTCGAGGTACATTACCCGCTGGCTGGGAGCGGTGGAACCAGGAGATGTTGCGGTTTCTGGAGGATTGCGCGTTGTATAGTCCTGCTGTGGCGAAGGACTTGGAACTGTTGCGGTTATTGTGA
- a CDS encoding DUF3425 domain-containing protein (transcript_id=CADANIAT00004801) has protein sequence MESPQESSNSTLVKWSGNRKHALADPEDDWAGLGDPKERRKRQNRINQRAFRQRRRAQQKKATIQDQIEEMIAKGEVTLLPRTSSSSSESSSPSSTYSAPYSSSTTVSHTNSNPLVYTWEKRMCFLGNEIDKLLERFSQKAVESYVLGSPSSDHLLTLCKVNVFRAFMTNMQTLGMSAGPEWMEDEAISPFSTSMPGYLPVEKLPVSLRPTRLQTSRMHHPWLDFFPFPRIRDNLIMAGDFDDHPLCEDIMGFWNVTDEACGLLVWGEAHDPRNWEASENFLRRWPWVVAGCPELLESTNRWRGSRGEKMIFRYL, from the exons ATGGAATCACCGCAGGAATCGTCCAACTCGACGCTTGTCAAGTGGTCGGGAAATCGCAAACACGCCCTCGCCGACCCTGAGGACGACTGGGCTGGCCTAGGCGATCCAAAGGAGCGGCGCAAGAGACAGAACCGCATCAACCAGCGTGCTTTCC GCCAACGACGACGcgcgcagcagaagaaggccacaATCCAAGACCAAATCGAAGAGATGATCGCAAAGGGCGAGGTCACATTACTCCCACggacatcatcatcttcttcagaatcatcatcaccatcatccacatATTCCGCTCCCTATAGCTCCTCGACTACCGTATCACATACAAATAGCAACCCCTTAGTCTACACCTGGGAGAAGCGCATGTGCTTCCTCGGCAACGAAATCGACAAGCTCCTTGAGCGCTTCAGCCAAAAAGCAGTCGAAAGCTATGTCCTGGGCTCCCCATCCTCCGACCACCTTCTAACCCTCTGCAAAGTCAATGTCTTCCGCGCGTTCATGACAAACATGCAAACCCTCGGCATGAGCGCCGGCCCCGAATGGATGGAAGACGAAGCCATCTCGCCCTTCTCTACGTCCATGCCGGGATACCTCCCAGTAGAGAAACTACCGGTCAGTCTGCGCCCTACAAGACTGCAAACAAGTAGAATGCACCACCCGTGGCTTGACTTTTTCCCGTTCCCGCGCATACGGGATAATTTGATCATGGCAGGCGATTTTGACGACCATCCACTCTGTGAGGACATAATGGGATTCTGGAATGTGACGGACGAGGCATGCGGGCTGTTGGTTTGGGGGGAGGCGCACGATCCACGGAATTGGGAAGCTTCGGAGAACTTCTTGAGACGTTGGCCGTGGGTTGTTGCGGGGTGTCCCGAGCTGTTGGAGTCAACAAATCGGTGGCGCGGCTCCAGGGGGGAGAAGATGATATTCCGGTATCTATAA
- a CDS encoding oxygenase MpaB family protein (transcript_id=CADANIAT00004802): protein MSLEEKRDIDRITPVPSSASSTKPQTATYNSNNSLSGLDNLQVLPKILQEGVIFVACGPAVLLQAAHPGLNTASSASSNLTDDLTSYLHAALSYIACLVLGSKDEKQALLARLGLGQPPLQSSLKVTSPTSQLWLVATIYATAADFYQRIYGAFDYRTAEAAYDEFALVLRYLSPTVLPSASAGDQSLSQVSWPSTRAEFWKYWDAELSKLVVSAAAHDVASELQKRDLPRGVGLTKPVLRAITIEMLPEHIRDGYGAKSTFMTRQLYATAIGLLRPVYPCLPKGWRSGPASYYLEEVRKEIK from the coding sequence ATGTCCCTCGAGGAGAAACGCGACATCGACAGAATCACGCCGGTTCCCTCGAGTGCAAGCTCAACGAAACCACAAACCGCCACATACAACTCCAACAACAGCCTCTCTGGCCTCGATAACCTCCAAGTGCTCCCTAAAATCCTACAAGAAGGGGTCATCTTCGTTGCCTGCGGCCCAGCTGTCCTCCTGCAAGCGGCGCATCCCGGCCTCAACACCGCCAGCAGTGCAAGCTCCAATCTGACTGACGACCTCACATCGTACCTCCATGCAGCCCTAAGCTACATCGCCtgcctcgtcctcggcagCAAGGACGAAAAACAAGCACTTCTGGCTCGCTTAGGGCTCGGACAACCTCCTCTGCAGTCGAGCTTGAAGGTCACATCGCCCACATCACAACTCTGGCTCGTCGCGACCATCTACGCAACAGCGGCAGACTTCTACCAGCGCATCTACGGGGCCTTCGACTACCGCACTGCCGAGGCGGCGTATGACGAATTCGCCCTCGTCCTGCGCTATCTATCGCCTACCGTGCTTCCATCCGCCTCTGCCGGCGACCAGAGCCTGTCGCAAGTATCCTGGCCGTCAACGCGCGCCGAGTTCTGGAAGTACTGGGACGCCGAGCTCTCGAAGCTCGTAGTCTCTGCGGCGGCACATGATGTCGCGTccgagctgcagaagcggGATCTACCGCGAGGAGTAGGGCTTACAAAGCCTGTGCTGAGGGCTATTACAATCGAGATGCTTCCAGAGCACATTCGGGACGGGTATGGGGCGAAGAGCACGTTTATGACGAGGCAGTTATATGCGACTGCAATTGGGTTGTTGAGGCCTGTTTACCCTTGCCTTCCCAAGGGGTGGCGATCTGGTCCTGCCAGCTATTATTTGGAGGAGGTGCGGAAGGAGATTAAGTAG
- a CDS encoding DUF3712 domain-containing protein (transcript_id=CADANIAT00004803), which produces MSSVSSPEKPAKVAPKNTLGSFRGPLAGSDVDIECIEKIPGEVSLVEPKVKQKRAQRVKRHFARFFCCYIFWSVIFLAIFLPIFFLLIIPAISQNVLDRGTLLLVNATILEPRPDSVLLTLEAALDLPIALPVRIEPFDLHVYNQDIEGNNTIFTTHLDGTIIHGNTTLGVKGVRTPLNVPLWTDYVHKVVFEPHAPLPVKGETNAYLGKLKNHVKLDKNIHQNTLNKFPGFSIDDPKLVLDQPDHNLVANATLPNLSVMTLQIGTTMLDLKAGNYTLGNATIDNLILYPGNHSVPVKGTLDLDYLMANLHGILETQGDALSRGVLRLDAVGRSATYDGQLVPYYTEALKQLTLSADVSLGGLVMNTMQGVLSPNGTNIFHNLTNPDGPTNIHDIMNSIDDPDGSLGLNKTTTNS; this is translated from the exons ATGTCGTCCGTCAGCTCTCCAGAAAAGCCTGCGAAGGTAGCCCCTAAGAATACACTGGGCTCCTTTAGGGGTCCTCTTGCTGGCAGCGATGTGGATATCGAGTGCATCGAGAAGATCCCAGGCGAGGTCTCGCTCGTTGAGCCCAAggtgaagcagaagagggcGCAGCGAGTGAAGCGGCATTTTGCGCGGTTCTTTTGCTGCTACATCTTCTGGAGCGTCATTTTCCTGGCGATTTTCTTGCCCATCTT tttcctcctcatcattccTGCTATCTCTCAGAATGTCCTTGATAGGGGGACGCTTCTGCTCGTGAATGCGACAATTCTCGAGCCGCGGCCTGATTCGGTTTTGCTTACGCTCGAAGCTGCTCTGGATCTTCCAATTGCGCTGCCCGTGCGAATAGAGCCGTTTGACCTGCACGTCTACAATCAGGACATAGAAGGCAACAACACCATCTTTACAACGCATCTTGATGGCACCATTATCCACGGGAACACCACGCTCGGGGTCAAGGGCGTACGCACCCCATTGAACGTGCCCCTGTGGACAGACTACGTCCACAAAGTTGTATTTGAGCCGCATGCGCCGTTACCTGTGAAAGGAGAAACAAATGCATATCTCGGTAAACTGAAAAACCATGTCAAGCTTGACAAGAACATCCATCAGAACA CCCTCAACAAAtttcctggcttctctatCGACGATCCCAAGTTGGTGTTGGATCAGCCCGATCATAATTTGGTGGCCAACGCAACCCTCCCTAATCTGTCCGTCATGACGTTGCAAATT GGAACGACCATGCTCGACCTCAAAGCCGGCAACTACACACTCGGCAACGCAACCATTGACAATCTCATCCTCTACCCGGGCAATCACTCGGTTCCGGTGAAGGGCACCCTGGACCTTGATTACCTCATGGCGAATCTTCACGGTATTCTCGAGACGCAAGGGGACGCTTTAAGCCGAGGAGTCTTGCGGCTTGACGCAGTCGGCCGGTCGGCTACCTACGACGGCCAGCTGGTCCCGTATTACACCGAGGCTTTGAAGCAGCTCACACTCTCTGCGGATGTTTCGCTTGGGGGGCTGGTGATGAACACGATGCAGGGCGTCCTTAGCCCGAACGGGACGAACATCTTCCACAACCTGACGAACCCGGATGGACCAACAAATATCCACGATATTATGAACTCGATTGACGATCCGGATGGGAGCTTGGGGCTGAATAAAACGACAACAAATTCATAG